The following are from one region of the Deltaproteobacteria bacterium genome:
- a CDS encoding alpha/beta fold hydrolase: MLTAETLPAEGGRYAAALVCIPGLWAGSGIWRGFASFLGHRGWECHLLDVRGVPGGLGARAAAVRAYATALPAPAILVGHDAGGLVALAAAAHGATAAVVLLTPLAPGSRAARRLVLAPRTLLALLVGSPVPPPAGRAAAAWADMPPGLRASLGPEGAAAVREILWGRVRPTPARGMPALVVAGACDPLLPPPAADALARAVGAELQMLEGANHWPLGGARWQPAVSLVHRWLVQRLGEPLLETYAEAMADREPNDRD; encoded by the coding sequence ATGCTGACCGCAGAGACGCTGCCAGCGGAGGGCGGGCGCTATGCAGCCGCGCTCGTGTGCATCCCCGGGCTGTGGGCGGGAAGCGGCATCTGGCGCGGGTTTGCGAGCTTTCTCGGCCACCGCGGCTGGGAGTGCCACCTGCTCGACGTGCGCGGCGTGCCGGGCGGTCTCGGCGCGCGGGCCGCGGCGGTGCGCGCGTACGCGACCGCCCTGCCGGCGCCGGCCATCCTGGTCGGGCACGACGCCGGGGGACTCGTCGCGCTCGCCGCCGCGGCCCATGGGGCGACGGCGGCCGTCGTGCTGCTCACGCCGCTCGCACCCGGCAGCCGTGCGGCCCGCCGGCTCGTCCTGGCCCCACGGACCCTGCTCGCGCTCCTGGTCGGGAGCCCGGTGCCGCCGCCGGCCGGGCGGGCCGCGGCGGCGTGGGCGGACATGCCGCCCGGGCTGCGAGCGAGCCTGGGGCCCGAGGGCGCGGCCGCCGTGCGCGAGATCTTGTGGGGCCGAGTGCGCCCCACGCCGGCGCGGGGGATGCCGGCGCTCGTCGTCGCGGGCGCGTGCGATCCCCTCCTGCCGCCACCGGCCGCCGACGCGCTGGCGCGGGCCGTCGGCGCGGAGCTGCAGATGCTCGAGGGTGCGAATCACTGGCCGCTCGGGGGCGCGCGCTGGCAGCCGGCGGTCTCGCTGGTGCATCGCTGGCTCGTGCAACGGCTCGGCGAGCCGCTCCTCGAAACCTACGCCGAGGCGATGGCGGACCGGGAGCCGAACGACCGCGACTAG
- a CDS encoding response regulator, with translation MSLETNAPAAEPNDAVDRLEAVSDTALALLSLDDLLHELLARVKRILAADTAAIFLLDGDVLVERAATGLEEEDTREVRIPVGAGFVGRVAADRHPVAIENVDRAQLAHPVLRESGIRSLLGVPILFEGRVVGVLHVGTLQPRQFRRADAQLLQVVADRIGLGIEYSRLYEQERNARARSEVEQRRSRFLANVSALLATTPDYEPTLRNLARLAVPELGDWCVIDMLGEQGLMRRVAVAHVDPTKESLGWELERRYPMRPDDAYSPARVARTGRPQLVAEVTEAILAEAARDVTHLDLLHQLGLASAITVPLVARGRTLGTLSVAISASGRRYTQEDLIFMEEVAARAALAVDNARLYREAQETSRLKDEFLATLSHELRTPLTSVLAWMWMLRRGRLDQPAAERARETMEKSIRSLLHIIDDLLDVSRAIRGQLRLDVRPIGLVPVIQAAVDAVRPAASARDIRLRTTIDADAGPIQGDASRLQQVIWNLLINAIKFTPVGGRVHVRLERDDSSAIVTVSDSGPGVPREFLPHVFERFRQADAGSTRAQGGLGLGLDIVRHLIELHGGTVKVDSPGEMGGATFTVTVPLHEPERAAAAEAGAPAEPARPELAIAPSSALDGARVLVVDDEADAREVLSVLLTGAGAEVRTSASAAEALDVLKRWQPDVLVADIAMPGEDGYELLSRVRDLAPRQGGETPALALTAYAHPEDRERALSAGFHDYIPKPFEPPSLVMAIARLARTRRATRRRAAAPRPGGLIMLVEDDPGTCEYSCAVLRDCGYRVLTAQSGEEALRVWAKHRGEIDLIVTDLMMPRSSGVDVYRTLRAEQADVPIIIVSGYPLVAEMLGARQEGVVECLEKPVAPEQLAASVRRALAREAWAG, from the coding sequence ATGTCGTTGGAGACGAACGCGCCCGCGGCCGAGCCGAATGATGCGGTCGACCGGCTGGAAGCCGTCAGCGACACGGCGCTGGCGCTGCTCTCGCTCGACGACCTGCTGCACGAGCTGCTCGCCCGCGTGAAGCGCATCCTCGCCGCCGACACCGCCGCCATCTTCCTCCTCGACGGCGACGTGCTCGTCGAACGCGCGGCCACGGGGCTCGAGGAGGAGGACACGCGCGAGGTGCGCATCCCCGTCGGCGCGGGCTTCGTCGGGCGGGTGGCGGCGGACCGACACCCCGTCGCCATCGAGAACGTCGACCGCGCCCAGCTGGCGCACCCCGTGCTCCGCGAGAGCGGCATCCGTTCGCTCCTGGGCGTCCCCATTCTCTTCGAGGGGCGGGTGGTCGGCGTGCTCCACGTGGGCACCCTCCAGCCGCGCCAGTTCCGCCGCGCCGACGCGCAGCTCCTCCAGGTGGTGGCCGACCGGATCGGGCTCGGGATCGAATACTCCCGCCTCTACGAGCAGGAGCGCAACGCTCGCGCCCGTTCCGAGGTCGAGCAGCGGCGCAGCCGCTTCCTCGCCAACGTGAGCGCGCTGCTCGCCACGACGCCGGACTACGAGCCGACGCTGCGCAACCTGGCCCGGCTGGCGGTGCCGGAGCTGGGCGATTGGTGCGTGATCGACATGCTCGGCGAGCAGGGCCTGATGCGCCGGGTCGCGGTCGCGCACGTGGACCCGACGAAGGAATCGCTCGGGTGGGAGCTCGAGCGCCGCTACCCGATGCGCCCGGACGACGCCTACAGCCCGGCGCGGGTCGCCCGCACGGGGCGGCCGCAGCTCGTCGCGGAGGTCACCGAGGCCATCCTGGCCGAGGCGGCGCGCGACGTGACCCACCTCGACCTGCTCCACCAGCTCGGGCTGGCATCGGCGATCACCGTCCCGCTGGTCGCGCGCGGCCGGACCCTCGGCACGCTGAGCGTCGCGATCTCGGCGTCGGGACGCCGCTACACCCAGGAGGATCTCATCTTCATGGAGGAGGTCGCGGCCCGCGCCGCGCTCGCGGTGGACAACGCGCGCCTCTACCGCGAGGCCCAGGAGACCAGCCGGCTCAAGGACGAGTTCCTCGCCACCCTCTCGCACGAGCTGCGCACGCCGCTCACCAGCGTGCTCGCGTGGATGTGGATGCTGCGGCGCGGGCGGCTCGACCAACCCGCCGCCGAGCGCGCGCGGGAGACTATGGAGAAGAGCATCCGCTCGCTCCTGCACATCATCGACGACCTGCTCGACGTATCGCGCGCGATCAGGGGCCAGCTGCGTCTGGACGTGCGGCCGATCGGCCTCGTCCCGGTCATCCAGGCCGCCGTCGACGCCGTGCGCCCCGCCGCCAGCGCCAGGGACATCCGGCTGCGGACGACCATCGACGCCGACGCCGGGCCGATCCAGGGCGATGCGAGCCGGCTGCAGCAGGTGATCTGGAACCTGCTGATCAACGCGATCAAGTTCACGCCCGTCGGCGGCCGCGTTCACGTTCGCCTGGAGCGCGACGATTCGAGCGCGATCGTCACCGTGAGCGACAGCGGCCCCGGCGTCCCGCGGGAGTTCCTCCCGCACGTGTTCGAGCGCTTTCGCCAGGCCGACGCGGGCTCGACGCGCGCGCAGGGCGGCCTCGGGCTCGGGCTCGACATCGTGCGCCACCTGATCGAGCTGCACGGCGGCACCGTGAAGGTGGACAGCCCGGGAGAGATGGGTGGCGCGACCTTCACGGTCACGGTGCCGCTGCACGAGCCCGAGCGCGCGGCGGCCGCCGAGGCCGGCGCGCCGGCCGAGCCCGCGAGGCCGGAGCTGGCCATCGCGCCCTCCTCGGCGCTCGACGGCGCGCGCGTGCTGGTCGTGGACGACGAGGCGGACGCGCGCGAGGTCCTGAGCGTGCTGCTCACGGGTGCGGGCGCGGAGGTGCGGACGAGCGCCTCGGCCGCCGAGGCGCTCGACGTCCTCAAGCGCTGGCAGCCCGACGTCCTGGTCGCGGACATCGCGATGCCGGGCGAGGACGGCTACGAGCTGCTCTCCCGGGTACGGGACCTCGCGCCGAGGCAGGGGGGAGAGACCCCCGCCCTGGCCCTCACGGCCTACGCCCACCCGGAGGATCGGGAGCGCGCGCTGTCGGCCGGCTTCCACGACTACATCCCCAAGCCGTTCGAGCCTCCTTCGCTCGTGATGGCGATCGCCCGGCTGGCGCGCACCCGCCGCGCCACCCGCCGGCGAGCCGCCGCGCCGCGGCCCGGAGGCCTCATCATGCTGGTGGAGGACGACCCGGGCACGTGCGAGTACAGCTGCGCGGTGCTGAGGGACTGCGGCTACCGCGTGCTCACGGCGCAGAGCGGGGAGGAGGCGTTGCGGGTGTGGGCGAAGCACCGCGGGGAGATCGATCTCATCGTGACGGACCTGATGATGCCGCGCTCGAGCGGAGTGGACGTGTACCGCACGCTGCGCGCGGAGCAGGCCGACGTGCCCATCATCATCGTGTCCGGCTACCCGCTGGTGGCGGAGATGCTCGGGGCCCGGCAGGAGGGGGTGGTCGAGTGCCTCGAGAAGCCGGTCGCGCCCGAGCAGCTCGCGGCCTCGGTGCGCCGCGCGCTCGCGCGGGAGGCCTGGGCGGGCTGA